A window from Onychostoma macrolepis isolate SWU-2019 chromosome 07, ASM1243209v1, whole genome shotgun sequence encodes these proteins:
- the per1b gene encoding period circadian protein homolog 1b isoform X2, with amino-acid sequence MSDDNSDSAPSNDTDRGAGGVEKKAGLVNRSCSMSESSPSSNPGNSGTLSSPGGVTDPKGSAGDNQGTNSDDTDGLSSGNDSGERESEGRMERGNGSRGRQSNRSYQSSSSQNGKDSAMCLETTESNKSSNSHSPSPPSSSLAYSLLSASSEQDPPSTSGCSSNQSARVQTQKELMRALNELKIRLPPERKMKGRSSTLNALKYALSCVRQVKANQEYYHQWNVEECHGCTLDLSTFTVEELDNITSEYTLKNTDTFTMAVSFLSGKVVYISPQGSSLLRSKPEKLHGVLFSELLAPQDVSTFYSNTAPCKLPPWASCIGSVSPSVDCTQEKSMFCRISGDISTSGDVKYNPFRLTPYLLTLQDSDAAYPQPCCLLIAERVHSGYEAPRIPADKRIFTTSHTPSCLFQEVDERAVPLLGYLPQDLVGTPVLLYIHPDDRPIMVAIHKKILQFAGQPFDHAPLRMCAQNGEYVTIDTSWSSFINPWSRKVAFIVGRHKVRTSPLNEDVFTLPRGLEERTLSPDVAQLSEQIHRLLVQPVHSGSSQGYGSLASNGSHGHQPSAASSSDSSGPGQEDPSMLHKPMTFQQICKDVHMVKTSGQQVFIESRNRPPPKKHSIAGEAADPGSSPGPSAAPPSKSSAPSMIVQKEPATTFSYQQINCLDSIIRYLDSCNIPNTVKRKCGSSSCTASSTSDDDKQQDAPGNAKGPSVSLVEESTLLPPMAMHSKAESVASVTSQCSFSSTIVHVGDKKPPESDIVMEEAPPTPNAATQPQVPPTMTSSLPLSPAPDRDAGRRGGPGGTGVAGGSGGGERLGLTKEVLSAHTQKAEQNFMCRFRDLSKLRVFDTTSAVRRQATVPLARGVRCSRDYPAASSSGRRRGRGGKRLKHQETSEQVGSHSPAGPQQGLHPGFPTLDRSSNPSIPMGPAASSSSWPTSGSQASVPSVPYPPGILPLYPLYPPFSHPMSDPNIQTGLRFPLQNSQMSPPMVHPMMALVLPNYMFPQPNMGLPHHFYSPNSAFPFPAANTIAPAPCQAPTPVPRAHSRSSTPHSYSQREALEREGTESPLFQSRCSSPLNLLQLEESPINRFEVASGQQTTSPMVGQGGGAGGQAASNQRGSAVDSKENENGETTNESNQDAMSTSSDLLDLLLQEDSRSGTGSAASGSGSSGTGSSGSGLGSSGSGSNGCSSSGSGTRSSQSSHTSKYFGSVDSSENSHSRKQTAEGDGEAQFIKCVLQDPIWLLMANTDEKTMMTYQLPIRDRDSVLKEDRAALRAMQKQQPRFTEEQKNELSQVHPWIRTGRLPRSINVSACVGCRSSPPVPSAAPFDVEIHEMEFCSVLEVTEEKHTQAETAMEKSEAEAEDREVESDRTIMTSQINDHEMVIEEQEVTSQIEEEMGASLTQMIH; translated from the exons atgaGTGATGACAACTCAGACTCCGCCCCCAGCAATGATACAGATAGAGGAGCAGGAGGGGTCGAGAAAAAGGCAGGGCTTGTAAACCGATCCTGCAGCATGAGTGAGAGTTCTCCCTCATCAAATCCGGGAAATAGCGGGACATTATCATCTCCAGGAGGGGTAACTGATCCCAAAGGATCTGCAGGTGACAACCAGGGGACAAATTCCGATGATACGGATGGACTTTCAAGTGGAAATGACTCTGGGGAGAGGGAAAGTGAAGGAAGGATGGAGAGAGGGAATGGATCCAGAGGCAGACAGTCGAACAGAAGTTATCAGAGTTCCTCCAGTCAGAATGGAAAAGACTCAGCCATGTGTCTGGAGACTACGGAGAGCAACAagag CTCAAACTCTCACAGCCCCTCTCCACCCAGCAGTTCTCTGGCTTACAGTCTGTTGAGCGCCAGCTCTGAACAAGACCCGCCATCCACCAGCGGCTGCAGCAGTAATCAGTCTGCTCGCGTCCAGACCCAGAAAGAGCTGATGAGAGCCCTGAATGAGCTGAAGATCCGTCTGCCACCAGAGAGAAAGATGAAGGGACGTTCCAGCACTCTTAACGCCCTCAAATACGCCCTCAGCTGTGTCAGACAAGTCAAAG cCAATCAGGAGTATTATCACCAGTGGAATGTTGAGGAGTGTCATGGCTGTACTCTGGATCTGTCCACCTTCACTGTTGAAGAACTGGACAATATCACCTCAGAATACAcgctcaaaaataca GACACATTCACAATGGCGGTTTCGTTCCTGTCAGGGAAGGTTGTGTACATATCCCCACAGGGTTCATCTCTTCTGCGCAGTAAGCCAGAGAAGCTGCATGGGGTTTTGTTTTCTGAGCTTTTGGCCCCCCAGGATGTGAGCACCTTCTACAGCAACACTGCGCCCTGCAAACTACCTCCTTGGGCCTCCTGCATCGGCTCTG TCTCTCCATCGGTGGACTGCACCCAAGAGAAGTCCATGTTTTGTCGCATCAGTGGAGACATCTCAACCAGTGGCGACGTGAAGTACAACCCATTCAGACTGACCCCCTACCTGCTTACGCTCCAAGACTCTGACGCGGCTTACCCTCAACCCTGCTGTTTACTCATCGCAGAGAGAGTGCACTCGGGATATGAGG CCCCTCGCATTCCTGCAGATAAGAGGATATTCACCACCAGTCACACCCCCAGCTGTCTCTTTCAGGAGGTGGATGAGCGGGCAGTTCCTCTATTAGGGTACCTGCCTCAGGACCTGGTGGGAACCCCAGTCTTGCTGTACATCCATCCAGATGACAGACCCATTATGGTGGCCATCCATAAGAAGA TTCTTCAGTTTGCAGGCCAGCCGTTTGATCATGCTCCCTTGCGTATGTGCGCACAAAATGGAGAGTATGTGACCATAGACACCTCTTGGTCCTCCTTCATTAACCCCTGGAGCAGGAAGGTGGCCTTCATTGTTGGCCGCCACAAAGTCAGAAC CTCTCCACTGAATGAGGATGTCTTTACCTTGCCGAGGGGTCTGGAGGAGCGTACCTTGTCACCAGACGTCGCTCAGCTCAGTGAGCAAATCCACAGGCTCCTAGTGCAGCCCGTCCACAGCGGCAGCTCTCAGGGCTATGGCAGCCTGGCCAGCAATGGGTCACATGGGCACCAGCCCAGTGCCGCCTCCTCATCAGACAGCAGTGGACCAGGTCAGGAGGACCCCTCGATGCTCCACAAACCT ATGACCTTCCAgcaaatttgcaaagatgttcaCATGGTGAAGACCAGCGGACAACAAGTCTTCATTGAATCCCGCAACCGGCCTCCTCCTAAAAAACATTCCATCGCAG GTGAAGCAGCAGATCCAGGCAGCAGTCCCGGTCCTAGTGCTGCTCCACCCTCGAAGAGCTCTGCACCCTCAATGATCGTGCAGAAGGAGCCAGCCACCACCTTCTCTTATCAGCAAATCAACTGCTTGGATAGCATAATAAG GTATCTGGATAGCTGTAACATCCCAAATACGGTGAAGAGGAAGTGTGGCTCTTCCTCCTGCACTGCCTCTTCCACCTCTGATGATGACAAACAGCAGGATGCTCCAGGAAATGCTAAAG GTCCGTCTGTGTCTCTGGTAGAGGAGAGTACATTGTTACCCCCAATGGCCATGCACAGTAAAGCTGAAAGTGTAGCCTCGGTCACCTCTCAATGCAGTTTCAGCAGCACCATCGTCCATGTGGGGGACAAGAAACCTCCTGAGTCAG ATATCGTAATGGAAGAGGCCCCGCCTACTCCGAATGCTGCCACTCAGCCCCAAGTTCCTCCCACAATGACGTCCTCTCTGCCCCTTAGCCCTGCTCCTGATAGGGATGCAGGGAGAAGAGGAGGTCCAGGAGGAACAGGGGTAGCTGGAGGATCTGGAGGAGGAGAAAGGTTGGGTCTCACGAAAGAGGTCCTGTCGGCTCACACACAGAAAGCGGAGCAGAACTTCATGTGCCGCTTCAGAGACTTGAGCAAACTCAGAGTGTTTGACACAACCTCAGCTGTGCGCCGACAAGCAACTGTACCCTTAGCAAGAG GTGTGCGCTGCTCTCGTGATTACCCAGCAGCAAGTAGTAGTGGGCGTAGACGTGGTCGAGGAGGCAAAAGACTAAAGCACCAGGAAACTTCAGAGCAAGTGGGATCTCATAGTCCAGCTGGCCCACAACAAGGCCTCCACCCTGGATTTCCCACTCTGGACAGGTCCTCTAATCCCTCCATACCCATGGGTCCTGCAGCCAGCTCTTCCTCCTGGCCCACCTCAGGGTCACAAGCTAGTGTTCCCTCTGTCCCATACCCACCCGGCATCCTTCCTTTATATCCCCTCTATCCCCCTTTCTCCCATCCCATGTCAGACCCCAACATACAGACAGGACTACGCTTCCCCCTTCAGAACTCGCAGATGTCACCTCCCATGGTCCACCCAATGATGGCGTTGGTATTACCCAACTACATGTTCCCACAGCCTAATATGGGCTTGCCTCATCACTTCTACAGCCCAAACTCAGCTTTCCCTTTCCCCGCTGCCAACACAATCGCCCCTGCGCCCTGTCAGGCCCCGACCCCTGTCCCACGTGCCCACTCGCGCTCCAGCACCCCTCATTCCTACAGCCAAAGAGAGGCCCTTGAGAGAGAAGGGACAGAGTCTCCGCTCTTTCAGTCCAGATGCTCCTCACCCTTAAATCTGCTGCAGCTGGAGGAGTCTCCAATCAACCGGTTTGAGGTGGCATCAGGGCAACAGACCACATCTCCTATGGTGGGACAAGGGGGTGGAGCAGGAGGACAGGCCGCCTCCAATCAGAGAGGTTCAGCGGTGGACTcgaaagagaatgaaaat GGTGAAACAACAAATGAGTCCAATCAAGATGCCATGTCCACCTCCAGTGATCTGCTAGACCTGCTGTTACAGGAGGACTCGCGCTCGGGCACTGGCTCAGCCGCCTCAGGCTCTGGCTCATCAGGCACAGGCTCCTCTGGGTCGGGCTTGGGGTCTTCTGGATCAGGGTCCAATGGCTGCAGCTCTTCAGGAAGTGGAACTA GAAGCAGTCAGAGCAGCCATACAAGCAAATACTTTGGCAGCGTGGACTCTTCAGAGAACAGCCACTCCCGCAAGCAGACAGCAGAGGGTGATGGAGAGGCACAGTTCATCAAATGTGTCCTACAAGACCCCATCTGGCTCCTCATGGCCAACACAGATGAAAAGACTATGATGACCTACCAGCTGCCCATCCG AGACCGAGATTCTGTGTTGAAAGAGGACCGTGCTGCTCTGAGAGCCATGCAGAAACAGCAGCCTCGCTTCACTGAGGAGCAGAAGAACGAGCTGAGTCAGGTTCACCCTTGGATCCGCACTGGACGCCTGCCTCGTTCTATCAATGTTTCT GCATGTGTGGGCTGTAGGTCCTCTCCGCCGGTCCCCTCTGCGGCCCCCTTCGATGTGGAGATCCACGAGATGGAGTTCTGCAGTGTTTTAGAGGTGACGGAAGAGAAACACACCCAAGCAGAGACAGCCATGGAGAAGAGTGAGGCTGAAGCAGAAGACAGAGAGGTTGAGAGTGATAGAACTATTATGACTTCACAAATCAACGACCATGAAATGGTGATAGAAGAACAGGAAGTGACTTCACAGATCGAGGAGGAAATGGGTGCCTCACTTACACAGATGATACACTAA